TCTTTAAAAAACACATTACAATATTTCTGTTGGTCTACCCCGGATAACCGGGGTTATACCAAGACCGTAGCTGACGTTTTCACAGTCAAAGCTGAAGTACCAAAGCAGAAATAATGGCTCTTCAATCTCCTCCTCACCGAACCCTGCTGCTTCTCCTTTAGCTTCTTACTTTTCACCGGCTCAGGCCGGTCAAATCCAGACGGTCCGGCTATGTTCGTATCGACTAAGACTCCCTTCTGCTTAATATCAACCATGCTCGACGATGACGAAGCGGAAGAAGAGTGGATGGATATTTTCGAAAAAGAGCTCGAACGAGTTCGCACCGAACCAAACCGCTTCTTCTTGGCTCTTGGACTCGACTGGTTACTTCTCACCGATAACGTTCTTTTATTGTTATTAGGCAGAGCAGGAGAGGGAGAGGAAGTGCTTCTTTTTGAGAATCTCTGTCGGAGAGGCACAGGAGTTTCTTGCGTCTCAAGAGCTGTCGACGTGATGCTGATCTCAGAATCGTTCTTGGAATGGCCAGCTTGTTTCTTGATTCTTGGCCAGTGGAAGACACTCTTCAATCTCTCAGTTGCAGAGTTAACGGAAGCGTTTCTGCATTTCTTGAGATGGTGATTCTCATCCGTCACGTTTGCCTGACCAATCTCAATGGAACAGGAGCTGGATCTCACGTGTCTAGGGACAACCTTGTCAGGCGCAGCTTCGAGTCTGGTGCTCAGGAAGATCTCAGCGTCCGATGTCCTAAAACGAGCTCCTGGGCTGTAAAAGTTTCCTCTGTCCTTCAAGTGAGAAGCGACCACACTTGTGATGCTTTGATCACGACAGCTGAACATCCCTCCGGCTGATACCAACCGTCGGAACAGGAGATCAGACGTCGGAGACTTCGGCTTATGCCTGATGAGATCAAGCGGAGTCATACCAGAAGCATCCTTGATGTTGATATCAATCGATTTCACAGACATGAGCATCTCAACGAACTCGAGAGGAACATTCCCGGAGATTGCCAAGTGAAGAGCCGTACGTCCCTCGTTGTTCCTGCAGTTGACGACATCGCAGGGGGAGTTGGAGGCAGCGGATGTGATGAGACGGTTCATGAGCTCCGTGTGCTTGTCGAGCCTCTCGAACGCGGGAGTCTGGAAACCGGAGATTCCGGCGTGAAGGAAAGTGTCACCAGCGTTGTTTCTGGCGGAGACCAAAGATGGAGAGGCTGAGATCAGAGCTTCGACGAGATCAGCGTGGCCACGGTAGGCTGCAACGTGCAAAGCCGTGTTCCCTTGGCTGTCAATGGCTTCCATTATTAAAGGGCCGTACGAAGCCACAAGCTCTTTAACCACCTGCATCATCGCCAAGCTCATTAATaatctctctatatatactcCATTCCATAgagataatttttttctattttcaagcatattaaaaaaaaagcattaaaCTAACataataaaagtattttttatgtaagttttagtttttaataacttttaaccaatagtaattcaataaagtcaattatttttttttaaatttacaatttttttatagaaaacacaaaaaaaaattatatttttgtgaaacaaacttttttttttaaaagtctatTACCAAGGAAGAGGAGAGGATAGagtataatttagtaaaaaaaagagTGAGTTACCAGAGTTTTTCCTTTTCCGGCGGCTGCGTGGAGGATGGTGGAGCCCTGTTTGTCTCGGAAGGCTAAGACATCTTCAACAGAGCAATCACTGAGAAGTTCTGTGAGAATGACAAGATTGCCTCCTCTAGAAGCAGAGTGAACCGCTCTGTTCTTCATCTCCCTCTTGTAAGCCGCCGGAATATCACCGTTTCGCTGATCAACGCAGCCGGTTTCGAACCTCGGACTAACCGCGAAATCGTAAATCAGACGGAACACGTCGTGGTTTTTGCTTCTCGCAGCGGCGTAGAGTATGTCAGTGACGCCGTACTCTCCTTCGCCAAACACGAAGAGAGGGTTCCTCTCGAGGAGATGGCGAACGAAACCTAGATCTCCGGCGGAGGCTGCCGTGTACATCAGCCACCCGGCGTACCCAGACCGGATAAGAGTGTTGGCCTTGGAACCTTCTTCGTCGCAGGAGGCGAGGAGTTTTCTGGCGACGCGTGACCTGCAGGCGGCGACGTCGTGGAAGTGGGACTCGTCGTCGTCCCAGACGGTCTCGAGGCGGCGGATCCTGCGGAGGGAAGTGAGCTTCATGAGGTTATTGGAGTCGATTCGGAGAAGCTCGCGGACTAAGTCGTACTGGCAGTTGGCTGCAGCGTAATCAATAGGAGTAGCGTACCACCACTGATCGCCCGTGCTCTCCCACCTGAGAGGGAAGTAAGTCGGAGGCATAGCAACGGTGTTCTGGAAAACTGAAAGAAGGCAGAATAAGTGATAAAGAGATTTCTTGGTCAGCAAGgaacagaagaagaaaggaTTGGTCAGAGAAGGTGACCGGAGTAGATAATGTTTTGAATGAAAATGATCATGTTTACTTGGCTCTATATAACCTCCAGACTTCCCGTAACCGAACCTGGGGGAATCTGGTGTTATTAACCAAATATCAAgcaataaaatttcatttaattgAATATATCTCATTTAACAGAATGATACCGACACAAAAATTAACAGAAATATAATAATGGAgggaaaaaagaaaatgataaacAAATACAATAGTGGTGGTGAGAGATGCCTAAATTCTTGAAAGTGAAAAAGGGAGTGTGATTGTAATGATAGAAAGACACCGTGTCTTCTCTTCTTTCCTCCCAAGGGAATATGATAATGTGCAAAGACTAGACTGTATCAAAAGGTTAAATTACTTTTCCATACGAGTATTGAATTAGTGAATTATCCAAATCAGCTCGAATCATGGGAGTATTTAATTTGATATCAAACAAATTGAATGACGCAATTCAAAGATTAACAAATCCTAATATTCGTTACTAGTCCACTCTAGGATCTCAGTTATTACTTATTAGAAAATTCATATACCCGTTAGTAGTGAAGCACTATTTGAAATTGAATTACCCCAACTAAAACATTAAATGCCAGTATTTACTTTCTTCTTTTAGAACAGGAAAAATAAATCTAGCTCATTTCATTTAAAGACATTCGTGCATATGCAAGTAAAATGAAAACAACTAGAGATCAGATACCATGTGATACGCCTAAATATTAGATAGAATAAAGTAATTAGACGACAAAAGATGGTAGCTTTtgaataacattttaaaaagagGAATATAGGCTAAAGTCAATGATTAATGTGATTCGGATGGCCAACTACACCCAATAATCCCATAttagtacacgggaagggcaaaaTCTGATCAGCAAGCAATTTAGAATGCTTGATCATTTTGCCCTCTTGGTCTCTAGAAATCATGAtcatatacatttttaatttacacAACATCAACACTGTCGATTAAGTTAGCATAAAGGTAAGAAAACAAATGGAACATGCAGGTATAATAAACAAAGCAAGATATGGTTACGGtgtcaaaagagaaaaaaatatgcaTGTGAGAAGAAATAAAGttagctttattttttgttatacaaAAAAAGCATGTGATGAGTGATTGAGTGGGTGACTCAATTTCAAACTGTTTTAACTTTTATGGGCATTGGTGATATAGCCATAAAAGCAATAAGTAGCTACTGGTCAGATACAGCAATATCATAGCAAATCAACTAAACAAAACCGGGTTCAAAATGGAAGCTCAACCGAACTGTTCATATAAGGTTAAAGACAGAGGATGGTTTGGCTTGGTTTCAGGTTCAACCACCAGACGACAAGAAAGCAAAATCAGAAGTAATCAAACACAAAACAAGATGAGATTGCAAGTCAGAGGAGGACAAGTAAAGCAATGATGGAAGAGGAAAAGGGAGAAAGTGAATGATGTTTTAACTTTCTTTTGAAGATATTGAACCCCACACACAAGATGGAGACAGACAGCAAGAGTTGGTATCCACCCACCTAGAGAAGAGTGATGATGCAATCTCAATAATACTACAGGTCCCATCTAATGCTAAGACAATAAACAGTCCGTCTGATAGCTAAAACTGAACAGGTACACACACCAGCAGCATCTTTTTAAGAGCCGAGACCGACCAAACTCTATCCgtaagaaaattaaacaaaacgtAGCTTGCGTTACATTCGCTGAACATATCATCTGGTCTAAAAAAAGCAATAGATGAAGCAGCAATTCTTATTGGGTTTACAAGGAAACTTATAAACTCTGAAAATGTAACATAACTTAAAGCAAGAGCATGATGATAGATAATCTTAACcacactaaaaaaaaaacaaacataaagcAGTAAGAAGCAAAATCAATGAAGGGCAAAGGAAGGTATCCCTCTATCAGTTCTTGGCCTTGATGGAGTTGTTCTCCTTGATTTTGGCACGGGTGTCAAGCTTGACAAAACGTTTCAGGTCATCGTAGGGAAGAGTCTCAACGTTCTTCCTCCTGAGCTCACTAAGCGCAGGTCGAATCTGGAGAAGACGCCAGAGCCAATCAGGGTAATCAGAGTCTGGAAGGATCTTCGGGTCAGATCCATCTTTGAGAGTGTTAGCACCAACGACGGTAGTGGATTTGATCTCTTTGCTCAGAGACGATCCTTTAGGAGCATCGCTACCTCCTCCTTTCCCTCCTTTCTTCGCTTTGCTAGCTGCTGCTGCAAAAGTTCTCCGCACCACATCCTTGGATCCACCCGTTATCAATCCAGTACGGTAATTCATTTCTCCTGAAaaagaaattagggtttatgcAAGCAACGGATTACGATTCAGATCTTAACCAAAAGGTTTCATCTATCAATGGATCAACGTAGGCATTGGTGAAGGGAGGAAACGGAAGAACTTACTTGGGAGTTTCAGAGAGCGAACGCGGCGGAGATTAGAGAGAGTGAGGAAGAAACACAATCAACCAACCAACGACGCTTTTCCTTTTGGGTTTTCTTTTTGAGCCGGCCCGAAAGTTTCTAGGGTTGGGCCGAACACCAAAAACATTTAAGACAAAAAAGATCTCTCTTCTTGTGTAAATTgaagtatataatttattcGTCCCTCGAGTCAGGACGTTGGAGGAAGGCTACTTAAAAGAGAAAGCAAACAAGGACCATGACAATCCTCCTACTACAGAAAGTCGAGATAGTATCTCCTTGGATACCCCGAATATCTACCTGTTAAATTGATGCCTCATGGATCAATAATGAGTAAGTGGCTTAGGATGGAATCTGAAGGATCATATGGGTTCTGAACATTTTGGATTACGGGCGTGCAATAAGAGCCTCTCGGCTCTGCATGCTGAGATGAAAGGTTTACTTTGGGCAACCTCATGTATGAGAGACATGAGGGTAACTTCGATACGGTTCGAGACGGTCTGTTCGGATCTAGTGGACATGACTACTAACCCGATGGATTGACCAACTTTTGCGACAGATATTGAGGTGTTCCAGAGACTACATAAGGACTTCGAGAATATAAGTTTGTCTCATATTCCCCGGAATAGGAATGGTCGAGCGGACACGTTTGCAAAAGAAGCCAGGAGCAGAGGATATATTTTTTCCCATATAGATCAGACCCGGACAGACGAAGATGCTCCTCGGAGAATCAGCTCGTCTGCCACCACTTGATCTAGTTTACATGGcagtcgacaaaaaaaaaattattcaattttatGTGTTTTATATAGACTggtgtggttttttttttatttttgttcagtTTACCATATATAACTTTTACATAACTAACTCTACTAACCAGAAATTCAAAAACTAAACTTTACCATAATAACAACTTTTAACCATATACCCCAAAATGGTGTACATGCTTCGAAGAATTGATAGATTATGAGGTTTAATGGAACATGTGATTGTAAGTAAATGTTATAACATCCAGACgtgttgaaataattaaaagtaatgttcaagaaatcgttAGGTACTAACCATGCGCTTTATAGAATTTATAGAAGACTAATGACTAGGCGGATTATTCGGGGCCTAGGCGAAGCCTAGACATTgacaaattattgatttattttatatattttttatatttatatgaggtattttagtttttgagtttaattattaaatcattatgatgaattatcaaaattagatatacaaaaataataatgtggatttctattaacatttttacttaatttaacatatttagACTAATTTGtatcaatttaaaaagatttagaACAATTTAAACCGATATGAATCGTATAAACTagtataaatcaaaattttagaaaatcgtTTCAGATATGACCGATTTTCCGCCTAGGCGcagcctagaccgatttttaaaaCCTTGATTAAAAGAATTAATTTGGGTatctatatcaataaaatatttatttttggttatttgtcTATTTTCAGAATCAAGTGTGTTTAAATTGAATTAGTGAAACTATAAGGTAATTATGAAAATGATTAGTGATATCATATGAATGATGTGAAATAAAACACAATATCAGATGGCAATTGTAGGATTAGAAAACAAATCTTTagagtttattaaaaatgatgATTATAAGATTAGAAAGGAAgttttggagtctattaaaaataatgacGAAAAACCGAACTTGCAGGACGATCAGGgaattagagcatctccaacccatttctataatag
The window above is part of the Brassica napus cultivar Da-Ae chromosome C3, Da-Ae, whole genome shotgun sequence genome. Proteins encoded here:
- the BNAC03G32320D gene encoding uncharacterized protein BNAC03G32320D, whose translation is MNYRTGLITGGSKDVVRRTFAAAASKAKKGGKGGGSDAPKGSSLSKEIKSTTVVGANTLKDGSDPKILPDSDYPDWLWRLLQIRPALSELRRKNVETLPYDDLKRFVKLDTRAKIKENNSIKAKN
- the LOC106388685 gene encoding serine/threonine-protein phosphatase 6 regulatory ankyrin repeat subunit B gives rise to the protein MRYIQLNEILLLDIWLITPDSPRFGYGKSGGYIEPSKHDHFHSKHYLLRSPSLTNPFFFCSLLTKKSLYHLFCLLSVFQNTVAMPPTYFPLRWESTGDQWWYATPIDYAAANCQYDLVRELLRIDSNNLMKLTSLRRIRRLETVWDDDESHFHDVAACRSRVARKLLASCDEEGSKANTLIRSGYAGWLMYTAASAGDLGFVRHLLERNPLFVFGEGEYGVTDILYAAARSKNHDVFRLIYDFAVSPRFETGCVDQRNGDIPAAYKREMKNRAVHSASRGGNLVILTELLSDCSVEDVLAFRDKQGSTILHAAAGKGKTLVVKELVASYGPLIMEAIDSQGNTALHVAAYRGHADLVEALISASPSLVSARNNAGDTFLHAGISGFQTPAFERLDKHTELMNRLITSAASNSPCDVVNCRNNEGRTALHLAISGNVPLEFVEMLMSVKSIDINIKDASGMTPLDLIRHKPKSPTSDLLFRRLVSAGGMFSCRDQSITSVVASHLKDRGNFYSPGARFRTSDAEIFLSTRLEAAPDKVVPRHVRSSSCSIEIGQANVTDENHHLKKCRNASVNSATERLKSVFHWPRIKKQAGHSKNDSEISITSTALETQETPVPLRQRFSKRSTSSPSPALPNNNKRTLSVRSNQSSPRAKKKRFGSVRTRSSSFSKISIHSSSASSSSSMVDIKQKGVLVDTNIAGPSGFDRPEPVKSKKLKEKQQGSVRRRLKSHYFCFGTSALTVKTSATVLV